A genomic segment from Spinacia oleracea cultivar Varoflay chromosome 3, BTI_SOV_V1, whole genome shotgun sequence encodes:
- the LOC110789190 gene encoding transcription factor TCP18-like has translation MLNPSTFSNINNTTTSTSPILDVDNIFSYLVDDLNPNNSKQQDFLPNHVFTTSYYHHHHHLPSPSIYNKINYDNFLSNHELEFLQQSFDDSPILEEDDSNNKVEDLEIDEKVENNNVEMNHTTINSTTNSKTSVSRRCHVMKKKKKTSNKDRHSKIKTAHGLRERRMRLSLQVARPFFNLQDILGFDKGSRTLEWLLMQSKSSIEEIAQRKQLQGSGRPSAASGGGGGGDNGGESTPKKMMMMMKKKKGSSSSTCDKEDDDETKPKRTMTKEKRKVARERAKMRTLERMQSKEDYHGIGSTQLPLSSTNKLARL, from the coding sequence ATGTTGAACCCCTCTACTTTCTCTAATATTAATAATACTACTACTTCTACTAGTCCAATTCTTGATGTGGACAATATATTTAGCTACCTTGTTGATGATTTAAACCCTAACAATTCCAAGCAACAAGATTTTCTTCCAAATCATGTTTTTACTACATCTtactatcatcatcatcatcacttgcCTTCTCCTTCAATCTACAACAAGATCAACTACGATAATTTTCTTAGCAACCATGAACTCGAATTCCTCCAACAATCTTTCGATGATTCACCCATTTTAGAGGAGGATGATTCAAACAACAAGGTTGAAGATCTCGAAATCGATGAAAAAGTTGAAAATAACAATGTTGAAATGAATCACACTACCATAAACTCAACTACTAATAGTAAAACCAGTGTTAGTCGACGTTGTCATGTgatgaaaaagaagaagaaaacgtCGAATAAAGATCGGCATAGTAAGATTAAGACCGCTCATGGGCTAAGAGAACGGAGAATGAGGCTATCACTTCAAGTTGCACGACCGTTCTTTAACCTACAagatattttagggtttgataaaGGTAGTAGAACTCTTGAGTGGTTGTTGATGCAATCTAAGTCGTCTATTGAGGAGATTGCTCAAAGGAAACAGTTGCAAGGAAGCGGCCGCCCTTCCGCCGCctccggtggtggtggtggtggtgataaCGGCGGCGAGAGTACTCctaagaagatgatgatgatgatgaagaagaagaaaggtagttcaagttcaacatgtgataaagaagatgatgatgaaacTAAGCCAAAGAGGACTATGACAAAAGAGAAAAGGAAGGTGGCAAGAGAAAGGGCAAAGATGAGGACTTTAGAAAGGATGCAAAGTAAGGAAGATTATCATGGAATTGGAAGTACTCAATTGCCTTTATCATCAACCAACAAGCTAGCTAGGCTTTGA